In Iodobacter fluviatilis, one DNA window encodes the following:
- a CDS encoding primosomal protein N', whose amino-acid sequence MTGVLKNCCYVSVALDVPLTRLFEYSCPAEYAPVIGARVIIPFGPRRLAGVILSVATETAFDQTKIRPVVALPDDMPPLAEDVLALSRFCADYYGHPLGQVLATALPVALRQPKAFVPPEPGGVYQAGNLDALLQSLSPRATAQKQLALMLAQPMARAELAAVSPSANKWLKNWIEAGWVFFTETLPDAIPLPVGAAGANAEQAAAIALIDGQHASFAAFLLFGITGSGKTEVYLQTIAACLARGKQALVLVPEINLTPQLEARFRARFPSARIVALHSGLSDKERVLNWLSASRGEAHIVLGTRLAVFTPMPRLGMIVVDEEHDASFKQQEGLRYSARDAAVYRAHQRQVPIVLGSATPALETWHNARQGRYRLITLQHRAVGGAMPPQIEIIPMHRAKVVEGLHQATLNIMREHLAGGQQVLVFINRRGYAPVLSCGECGWLGECKRCSAKLVLHLNERRLRCHHCGYEEVIPSACPDCGNQDIRPLGQGTQRIEAALETLFPDAKILRIDRDNTRRKGSLQEMLRQVSAGEANLLVGTQMMAKGHDFPALNLVVVLNADAGLFSVDFRGEERMYAQLLQVAGRAGRAGTQGRVLIQTGYHDHPFYGQLLAQDYAAFADAQLDERRSMQLPPFAAYALLRAEAEEGALAKAFLLQLQAVLADAPGVQMFDPIAATMQRKAGMERWQLLVMSDTRHPLVNALKRIALMLEARNNKVRCILDVDPIEM is encoded by the coding sequence ATGACCGGAGTATTAAAAAACTGCTGCTATGTTTCGGTGGCGCTCGATGTTCCGCTTACACGTCTTTTTGAATATAGCTGCCCTGCTGAGTATGCCCCTGTGATCGGTGCGCGGGTGATCATTCCATTTGGTCCGCGCCGCCTGGCGGGGGTTATTCTGAGTGTTGCAACTGAAACAGCATTTGATCAGACAAAAATACGCCCTGTTGTTGCCCTGCCCGATGATATGCCGCCGCTGGCTGAAGATGTGCTGGCACTGAGTCGTTTTTGTGCCGACTATTATGGCCATCCGCTGGGGCAGGTTCTGGCAACCGCGCTGCCCGTTGCGTTACGCCAGCCCAAGGCCTTTGTGCCGCCAGAGCCTGGCGGTGTTTACCAGGCTGGTAATCTGGATGCGCTTTTGCAAAGCTTGTCTCCGCGCGCTACAGCGCAAAAGCAACTAGCCCTGATGCTGGCTCAGCCTATGGCACGTGCCGAGCTGGCGGCGGTGTCGCCCAGTGCAAATAAATGGCTGAAAAACTGGATAGAAGCGGGCTGGGTGTTTTTTACCGAAACACTGCCCGATGCGATTCCTCTGCCCGTTGGGGCTGCCGGGGCTAATGCTGAGCAAGCCGCAGCGATTGCTTTGATTGATGGCCAGCATGCCTCGTTTGCTGCGTTTTTATTGTTTGGTATTACCGGTAGCGGCAAAACCGAAGTTTATTTGCAAACGATTGCAGCTTGTCTTGCTCGGGGGAAACAAGCCTTAGTGCTGGTGCCGGAGATAAACCTGACGCCGCAGCTGGAGGCGCGCTTCAGGGCGCGTTTTCCCAGTGCCCGTATTGTGGCGCTGCATAGCGGCTTAAGCGATAAGGAAAGGGTGCTCAATTGGCTGTCTGCCAGCCGTGGTGAGGCACATATTGTGCTCGGCACGCGTCTGGCCGTGTTTACGCCTATGCCTCGCCTGGGAATGATTGTGGTGGACGAGGAGCACGACGCCTCGTTTAAGCAGCAGGAGGGCCTGCGCTATTCGGCCCGGGATGCCGCGGTTTATCGGGCACATCAGCGGCAGGTGCCCATTGTGCTGGGCTCGGCAACCCCCGCGCTGGAGACATGGCATAACGCCCGTCAGGGGCGCTATCGCCTGATTACCTTACAACACCGCGCGGTGGGGGGGGCAATGCCGCCGCAAATCGAAATTATCCCCATGCATCGCGCTAAGGTGGTGGAAGGCCTGCATCAGGCCACTTTAAATATCATGCGTGAGCACCTGGCGGGTGGCCAGCAGGTGCTGGTGTTTATTAACCGCCGTGGTTATGCACCAGTACTCTCTTGTGGCGAATGCGGCTGGCTGGGCGAATGTAAGCGTTGCTCGGCCAAACTGGTGCTGCATTTAAATGAGCGCCGTTTACGCTGCCATCATTGCGGCTACGAGGAAGTGATTCCTTCAGCCTGCCCGGATTGCGGTAATCAGGACATACGCCCGCTAGGCCAGGGTACGCAACGGATTGAAGCGGCTTTAGAAACACTTTTCCCTGACGCCAAAATCTTACGTATTGACCGGGATAACACACGGCGCAAAGGCAGCTTGCAGGAAATGCTGCGCCAAGTGAGCGCGGGCGAGGCCAATTTGCTGGTTGGCACGCAAATGATGGCCAAGGGACACGATTTCCCTGCGCTGAATTTAGTGGTGGTTTTAAATGCCGATGCGGGGCTCTTTAGCGTGGATTTTCGCGGTGAAGAGCGCATGTATGCTCAGCTATTACAGGTGGCTGGCAGAGCCGGGCGGGCAGGCACGCAGGGCAGGGTGCTAATCCAGACTGGGTATCACGATCATCCCTTTTATGGTCAGCTGCTGGCTCAGGATTACGCAGCGTTTGCTGATGCGCAGCTGGACGAGCGCCGCAGTATGCAGTTGCCGCCGTTTGCGGCTTATGCGCTATTGCGGGCCGAAGCCGAAGAAGGTGCGCTGGCTAAGGCGTTTTTACTGCAATTACAGGCCGTGCTCGCCGATGCACCAGGTGTGCAGATGTTTGACCCGATTGCCGCCACCATGCAGCGCAAAGCGGGCATGGAGCGCTGGCAGCTGCTGGTGATGAGCGACACCCGTCATCCCTTGGTCAACGCCTTAAAACGCATCGCGCTTATGCTGGAAGCACGCAACAATAAAGTGCGCTGTATTTTGGATGTGGACCCGATTGAGATGTAG
- the radC gene encoding RadC family protein → MAITDWPEDERPREKLLAHGAEHLSDAELLALFLRVGVKGKSAVDLARDLLLYFGSLEQLFQAPHNALCQVHGMGSAKYCQLQAVLEMSKRALQEELRKADAFTSPASVKAFLKLRLRGLDHEEFHALFLNTAHQLISAETLFKGSLSETRIYPREVARRALALNAAAVIVAHNHPSGSPQPSDADIHITRQLRNTLEIIDVSLLDHCIIAAHQVISMAELGLV, encoded by the coding sequence ATGGCAATCACCGACTGGCCCGAAGACGAGCGCCCCAGAGAAAAACTACTGGCCCATGGCGCAGAACATCTTAGCGATGCTGAACTTCTGGCGCTTTTCTTGCGTGTGGGCGTCAAAGGCAAAAGCGCAGTCGATCTGGCACGGGATCTGCTGCTTTATTTTGGCTCTTTAGAACAACTCTTTCAGGCGCCGCACAATGCGCTTTGCCAGGTTCACGGCATGGGCTCAGCTAAATACTGTCAATTACAAGCCGTATTAGAGATGTCAAAGCGCGCACTGCAAGAAGAGCTGCGCAAAGCAGATGCGTTTACCTCGCCCGCTTCCGTCAAAGCTTTTTTAAAATTACGGCTTCGTGGCTTAGACCACGAGGAATTTCATGCCCTGTTTTTAAACACAGCCCATCAGCTCATTAGTGCAGAAACCTTATTTAAAGGCTCGCTGTCGGAAACGCGAATATATCCTCGCGAAGTGGCAAGGCGCGCTTTGGCCCTGAATGCCGCGGCAGTCATCGTGGCGCACAACCACCCTTCAGGCAGCCCGCAGCCATCAGACGCTGACATTCATATCACCCGGCAATTACGCAACACACTGGAAATCATCGACGTAAGCTTACTGGATCACTGCATTATTGCCGCACATCAGGTCATCTCGATGGCAGAACTCGGGCTAGTCTAA
- the leuB gene encoding 3-isopropylmalate dehydrogenase: MKIAVLPGDGIGPEIIREARKVLEVLQKEGLAITLEEAPLGGAAYDQYGSPYPEVTQKLAREADAVLLGAVGGPAYDNLDRPLRPERGLLAIRKDLNLFANLRPAILYPELANASTLKPEVVSGLDIMIVRELTGDIYFGQPRGIRINAAGEREGFNTMLYAESEVRRIAHVAFGIAMKRNKKLCSVDKANVLETTEFWKEIMIDVAKEYPEVTLSHMYVDNAAMQLVRNPKQFDVMVTGNIFGDILSDEASMLTGSIGMLPSASLDANNKGLYEPSHGSAPDIAGKNLANPLATILSVAMMMRYSFNLEAVAQRIESAVKKVLADGLRTADIFEEGTRKVSCSEMGDAVVAAL, from the coding sequence ATGAAGATTGCAGTATTGCCAGGTGATGGCATTGGCCCGGAAATTATCAGAGAAGCCCGTAAAGTATTGGAAGTGCTGCAAAAAGAAGGCTTGGCGATAACGCTTGAAGAAGCGCCTTTGGGTGGTGCTGCTTACGATCAGTATGGCTCGCCTTATCCGGAAGTCACGCAAAAATTAGCGCGTGAGGCCGATGCGGTGTTGCTGGGCGCGGTAGGCGGCCCTGCTTACGATAATCTGGATCGCCCGCTACGCCCGGAGCGTGGTTTGCTGGCAATTCGTAAAGATTTAAACCTGTTTGCTAACTTACGCCCCGCCATTCTTTACCCTGAGTTGGCGAATGCTTCCACATTGAAACCGGAAGTCGTGAGTGGTTTGGATATTATGATTGTGCGTGAGCTGACGGGGGATATTTACTTTGGTCAGCCGCGCGGTATTCGCATCAATGCTGCGGGTGAGCGTGAAGGCTTTAACACGATGCTCTACGCCGAATCAGAAGTGCGCCGTATTGCTCATGTGGCTTTCGGTATTGCGATGAAGCGCAATAAAAAATTGTGTTCGGTGGATAAGGCTAATGTGCTGGAAACCACCGAGTTTTGGAAAGAAATCATGATCGATGTGGCTAAGGAATATCCTGAGGTCACACTCAGCCATATGTATGTGGATAACGCCGCCATGCAATTGGTGCGTAATCCTAAGCAATTTGATGTGATGGTCACCGGCAATATCTTTGGCGATATTCTGAGTGATGAAGCATCAATGTTGACCGGCTCTATCGGCATGCTGCCATCTGCGTCGCTCGATGCGAATAATAAAGGCTTGTACGAACCTAGCCACGGTTCTGCGCCGGATATTGCCGGTAAAAATCTGGCTAATCCGCTAGCAACGATTCTTTCTGTGGCGATGATGATGCGCTACAGCTTTAACTTAGAAGCGGTTGCACAGCGGATTGAAAGCGCGGTCAAAAAAGTACTGGCTGATGGTTTACGTACCGCCGATATTTTTGAGGAAGGTACACGCAAAGTAAGTTGCTCAGAAATGGGCGATGCGGTGGTTGCAGCTTTGTAA
- the hemE gene encoding uroporphyrinogen decarboxylase, which produces MSQLQNDTFLRALCREPVEYTPVWLMRQAGRYLPEYCATRKEAGSFLQLCKNTALATEVTLQPLERYPLDAAILFSDILTVPDAMGLGLYFAEGEGPKFERPLRDERDILALTVPDVGTELRYVTDAVSSIRKALNGRVPLIGFSGSPFTLACYMIEGQGSATFSRVKTMLYDRPELLHHILNVNALTVIDYLNAQIEAGAQAVQIFDTWGGALAYGKYQEFSLNYMKQVIAGLKRTHDGRKVPVIVFTKGGGLWLEDIANSGCDAVGLDWTVDLADARRRIGDKVALQGNFDPNALFANPAAIESEVDRLLASFGEGEGHVFNLGHGISQFTHPDHVTTLVESVHNLSRKYHQFHK; this is translated from the coding sequence ATGAGTCAATTACAAAACGATACTTTTTTGCGCGCCCTTTGTCGTGAGCCTGTGGAATACACCCCGGTGTGGCTAATGCGTCAGGCGGGGCGGTATTTGCCTGAGTACTGTGCTACTCGCAAAGAAGCCGGTTCTTTCTTGCAGCTTTGTAAAAATACAGCGCTTGCCACCGAAGTGACCTTGCAGCCGCTTGAGCGCTACCCATTAGATGCGGCAATTTTATTCAGCGATATCCTGACCGTGCCCGATGCAATGGGCTTGGGGCTGTATTTTGCAGAAGGTGAGGGCCCTAAGTTTGAGCGGCCTCTGCGGGACGAGCGGGATATCTTGGCGCTGACTGTGCCTGATGTGGGCACAGAGCTGCGCTATGTAACCGATGCTGTGTCATCCATCCGCAAGGCTTTAAATGGCAGGGTGCCCCTGATTGGCTTTTCTGGCAGCCCGTTCACCCTTGCTTGCTACATGATTGAAGGCCAGGGCTCGGCGACGTTCAGTCGTGTGAAAACCATGCTTTACGATCGGCCTGAGCTTTTGCACCACATCCTGAATGTGAATGCCCTTACCGTGATTGATTACCTGAACGCGCAAATTGAAGCGGGTGCGCAGGCCGTGCAGATTTTTGATACATGGGGCGGTGCTTTGGCTTATGGCAAGTATCAGGAATTCTCGCTGAACTATATGAAGCAGGTCATTGCGGGCCTCAAGCGTACGCATGACGGCCGTAAAGTACCGGTCATTGTGTTTACCAAGGGCGGTGGACTGTGGCTAGAAGATATCGCCAATAGCGGCTGCGATGCGGTGGGGTTGGACTGGACGGTGGACCTGGCCGATGCTCGTCGCCGTATCGGCGATAAAGTGGCTTTGCAGGGTAATTTCGACCCTAATGCATTGTTTGCCAACCCCGCTGCAATTGAATCTGAAGTGGATCGCTTACTGGCAAGCTTTGGTGAGGGTGAGGGGCATGTGTTTAACTTGGGGCATGGTATCTCGCAATTCACCCATCCTGATCATGTCACCACCTTGGTTGAAAGTGTACACAATCTGTCACGAAAGTATCATCAATTTCATAAGTAA
- a CDS encoding branched-chain amino acid ABC transporter substrate-binding protein produces MTIARYSLIAAAILTLGACGKQEAPKDVASQAAAETAQPAASNSGDTVKIAHSAPLTGNNAHFGKDNENGTRMAIDEVNAEGGADIGGKKVKFELVSEDDQADPKTATTVAQRFVDMKVAGIIGHMNSGTTIPASKIYADAGIPQISPSATAVAYTAQGFKSAFRVMSNDAQQGKVLGDFAVKKLAAKKVAIIDDRTAYGQGLADEFEKAAKAAGAEVVKREFTTNQETDFNAILTSIKGAKPDLVFYGGMDAQAAPLKKQAKKLGIAAKIMGGDGTQTPEFIKLAGADSEGMVSSSPGQSKESMPGGAEFLTKFKAKFGVDVNLYAPYNYDATKVMIEAMKKAGSVDPAKYLPELQKIEYKGVTGIISFDEKGDIKNGPITVYQVKGGKWEVIEVVAGEAK; encoded by the coding sequence ATGACTATTGCACGTTACAGCCTTATCGCGGCTGCCATTCTGACTCTTGGCGCCTGTGGAAAACAAGAAGCCCCCAAAGACGTGGCCAGTCAGGCCGCAGCTGAAACCGCTCAGCCCGCCGCAAGTAATAGCGGAGACACCGTTAAAATAGCTCACTCCGCCCCGCTTACCGGCAATAACGCTCACTTTGGTAAAGACAACGAAAATGGCACGCGCATGGCCATCGACGAAGTCAATGCGGAAGGCGGCGCAGATATTGGCGGTAAGAAAGTTAAATTTGAGCTGGTTTCAGAAGACGATCAGGCCGACCCTAAAACAGCCACAACAGTGGCTCAACGTTTTGTTGATATGAAAGTAGCCGGCATTATTGGCCACATGAATTCCGGCACCACCATTCCAGCATCCAAAATTTATGCTGATGCCGGTATTCCGCAAATCTCCCCTTCAGCGACCGCTGTGGCTTACACCGCCCAAGGATTTAAATCAGCTTTCCGCGTCATGAGTAATGATGCTCAGCAGGGAAAAGTGCTGGGTGACTTTGCGGTTAAAAAACTAGCTGCAAAGAAAGTCGCCATTATCGATGACCGTACAGCTTACGGCCAGGGCTTAGCAGATGAGTTTGAAAAAGCAGCAAAAGCCGCTGGCGCTGAAGTGGTTAAACGCGAATTCACAACCAATCAGGAAACCGACTTTAATGCCATTCTGACCAGCATTAAGGGTGCAAAACCTGATCTGGTCTTTTATGGCGGTATGGATGCACAGGCTGCTCCCCTGAAAAAGCAAGCCAAAAAATTAGGCATTGCGGCAAAAATCATGGGGGGCGATGGCACACAGACTCCAGAATTTATTAAGCTGGCGGGGGCTGATTCTGAGGGCATGGTGTCTTCAAGCCCTGGTCAATCTAAAGAAAGCATGCCTGGCGGCGCTGAATTTTTAACCAAATTCAAAGCAAAGTTTGGTGTGGATGTTAACCTTTATGCGCCTTACAACTATGACGCCACTAAAGTCATGATTGAAGCCATGAAAAAAGCAGGCTCGGTTGACCCTGCCAAATACCTGCCTGAGCTGCAAAAAATCGAATACAAAGGCGTTACAGGCATCATCAGCTTTGATGAAAAAGGTGACATCAAAAACGGCCCGATTACGGTCTACCAGGTTAAAGGTGGGAAGTGGGAAGTAATCGAAGTCGTTGCAGGCGAAGCAAAGTAA
- a CDS encoding HDOD domain-containing protein: protein MKLEEVFEQTHKLPTIPKVVQELIDSFSKDDIDIETIAKKIALDQVITAKVLRLANSAHFGASRQIASVNEAVVVLGFNTVRTLVVASGVTGAFITTPGFDRKRFWKHSLRVATLAKWLSKHAKYNGEIAFTTGMIHSIGEMLIHIVAPELAAKIDQYVDNGAADRVALETNNIGFDYVMVGEELARRWNFPVEIQMAVKYQNTPDDQQPASKLSHILHLALNLTKNEESCEDAKALAASLPVSSLDVLALDTDALGVHLTEIKDLASGMEEMIG from the coding sequence ATGAAACTTGAAGAAGTCTTCGAACAAACGCACAAGCTGCCGACCATACCCAAGGTTGTTCAAGAGCTCATTGATAGCTTTAGTAAAGATGATATCGACATCGAGACCATCGCTAAAAAAATTGCACTCGATCAGGTTATTACCGCTAAAGTGCTGCGCTTAGCTAATTCCGCTCATTTTGGCGCTTCCAGACAAATTGCATCCGTCAACGAGGCCGTGGTTGTCCTTGGGTTTAACACGGTTCGCACCTTAGTGGTTGCCTCAGGGGTTACCGGTGCTTTTATTACAACACCAGGCTTTGATCGTAAGCGGTTCTGGAAACACAGCCTGCGCGTGGCTACACTGGCCAAATGGCTGTCCAAACACGCCAAATATAATGGTGAAATTGCTTTTACCACCGGCATGATTCATAGCATCGGTGAAATGCTGATACATATTGTGGCCCCCGAGCTGGCCGCAAAAATTGATCAGTATGTCGATAATGGTGCAGCAGACCGGGTTGCTTTAGAAACCAACAATATTGGTTTTGATTATGTCATGGTGGGTGAAGAATTAGCCCGCCGCTGGAATTTTCCGGTTGAAATTCAAATGGCCGTTAAATACCAAAACACACCGGATGATCAACAGCCCGCATCCAAATTAAGCCATATCCTGCACTTGGCCCTGAATCTGACCAAAAATGAAGAAAGCTGCGAAGATGCAAAGGCACTTGCGGCTAGTCTGCCTGTCTCATCTCTTGATGTACTTGCCCTTGATACGGATGCCCTTGGTGTCCACCTGACAGAGATTAAAGACCTCGCATCAGGTATGGAAGAAATGATAGGCTGA
- a CDS encoding basic amino acid ABC transporter substrate-binding protein, whose amino-acid sequence MFSKKNIILLLASATLFVTPVYAAKVYQVATDAAYAPFESVNDKKEIVGFDMDVIKAVALKAGIEVQLHNTPWEGIFATLSSGDRDLVASAVTITPERKQSMDFSDPYFEAKQLIAVGKKSNINNFSALKGKKVGVQTGTTGDEIVQKLLGKTSPNIKRFESTPLAIKELLNGGVDAVVADNGVVINFIANNKSSSLKTIDDATFAKEFYGFAVKKGNKELLEKLNKGIAAIKADGTYDKIHKKYFGN is encoded by the coding sequence ATGTTCAGCAAAAAAAATATAATTCTATTGCTCGCCAGTGCCACGCTGTTTGTTACTCCTGTATATGCTGCAAAAGTTTATCAAGTTGCAACTGACGCAGCTTATGCACCGTTTGAATCCGTAAATGATAAAAAAGAAATTGTCGGCTTCGATATGGATGTGATTAAAGCTGTTGCGCTTAAGGCGGGCATAGAAGTTCAGTTGCACAACACGCCTTGGGAAGGTATTTTTGCGACGCTTAGCTCTGGCGATCGCGATTTAGTTGCCTCTGCAGTAACTATTACGCCAGAGCGCAAACAGAGCATGGATTTTTCAGACCCTTACTTTGAAGCCAAACAACTTATTGCAGTTGGTAAAAAAAGTAATATCAATAACTTCTCCGCTCTGAAAGGCAAAAAAGTAGGCGTTCAAACAGGCACAACCGGTGATGAAATTGTGCAAAAACTGCTGGGCAAGACCAGCCCCAACATCAAACGCTTTGAATCAACCCCTCTTGCCATTAAAGAATTACTCAATGGTGGTGTAGATGCTGTTGTGGCTGATAATGGCGTAGTCATTAACTTTATCGCCAATAACAAGTCTTCCAGCCTAAAAACCATCGACGATGCAACTTTCGCAAAAGAATTCTATGGCTTTGCTGTAAAGAAAGGTAATAAAGAACTGCTGGAGAAGTTAAACAAAGGCATTGCCGCAATTAAAGCCGATGGTACTTACGACAAAATCCACAAGAAATACTTCGGTAATTAA
- a CDS encoding glutamine--tRNA ligase/YqeY domain fusion protein codes for MSNEAPIVSNFIRSTIESDLASGKHASIQTRFPPEPNGYLHVGHAKSICLNFGVAQDYQGLCNLRMDDTNPEKENEEFAQAIASDVKWLGFEWAGEIRHAADYFDQLYAYAEELILAGKAFVCELDAEQMREYRGNFEVPGKNSPFRDRSVEENLDLFRRMKAGEFADGSKTLRLKIDMAAPNLNLRDPVIYRIKRAHHIRTGDKWCIYPMYDYTHCISDALEGITHSLCTLEFADHRPLYDWVLDNITIDCHPQQIEFSRLELLYTMTSKRKLAALVNEGLVSGWDDPRMPTVIGMRRRGYTPEGIKLFAQRVGVSKSENVVDLSILEGAVREQLESSCPRIMAVVRPLKVTLTNYEEGVTASRTAPYHPQHPEFGERNVPIAREIWVEQDDFAEVPPAGWQRLTLGSEVRLRYSYVMKCDEVVKDAAGNVIELKCSLDMATLGQNPVGRKVKGVIHWLSAEHAVPAEVRLYDRLFTEARPDAVRGADGEYLDFRQFINPESLEVVTAYVEAVAGGLAPETRYQFERLGYFVTDRKDHVAGEKIVFNRAVTLKDTWKSAS; via the coding sequence ATGAGCAATGAAGCCCCGATTGTAAGCAATTTTATTCGTAGCACGATTGAAAGCGATCTTGCCAGCGGCAAGCATGCCAGCATTCAAACGCGCTTTCCGCCTGAGCCCAATGGCTATTTGCACGTTGGCCATGCTAAATCGATCTGCCTGAACTTTGGGGTCGCGCAAGATTACCAGGGCCTGTGTAATTTGCGCATGGATGACACCAATCCTGAGAAAGAAAATGAAGAATTCGCGCAAGCCATTGCCAGTGATGTGAAATGGCTGGGTTTTGAATGGGCGGGCGAGATTCGCCATGCCGCTGATTACTTTGATCAGCTTTATGCTTACGCAGAAGAGCTTATCCTGGCAGGTAAGGCCTTCGTATGTGAGCTGGATGCCGAGCAAATGCGTGAATACCGTGGCAATTTTGAAGTGCCGGGTAAAAACAGCCCTTTCCGTGATCGCTCTGTTGAAGAGAATCTGGATTTATTCCGTCGCATGAAAGCGGGCGAGTTTGCCGATGGCAGCAAAACACTGCGTCTTAAAATTGATATGGCCGCGCCAAATCTGAATTTGCGTGATCCGGTGATCTACCGCATCAAGCGTGCGCATCATATTCGTACCGGTGATAAATGGTGCATCTACCCGATGTACGACTACACCCATTGTATTTCTGATGCACTGGAAGGGATTACGCACAGTCTGTGTACGCTCGAATTTGCTGATCACCGCCCGCTTTATGATTGGGTGCTGGATAACATCACCATTGATTGCCATCCTCAGCAGATTGAATTCTCGCGTCTTGAGCTGCTCTACACCATGACCTCTAAGCGTAAGCTGGCGGCACTGGTGAATGAAGGGCTGGTATCCGGTTGGGATGATCCGCGTATGCCGACCGTGATCGGGATGCGCCGCCGTGGTTATACGCCTGAGGGGATTAAATTATTTGCTCAGCGCGTGGGCGTTTCCAAATCAGAAAATGTGGTGGATTTAAGTATCTTGGAAGGCGCAGTACGTGAGCAATTAGAAAGTAGTTGCCCGCGCATTATGGCCGTGGTTCGCCCCTTGAAAGTGACACTGACCAATTATGAAGAAGGCGTAACCGCCTCGCGTACTGCGCCTTATCATCCACAGCACCCGGAATTTGGCGAACGTAATGTGCCAATCGCGCGTGAGATTTGGGTAGAGCAGGATGATTTTGCTGAGGTGCCGCCCGCTGGCTGGCAACGCCTGACCTTAGGCAGCGAAGTACGTTTGCGTTATTCCTATGTAATGAAATGCGATGAAGTCGTCAAAGACGCAGCGGGCAATGTAATCGAGCTTAAATGCAGCTTGGATATGGCAACGCTGGGGCAAAACCCGGTTGGCCGTAAGGTAAAAGGCGTGATTCATTGGTTGTCTGCCGAGCACGCTGTGCCTGCCGAAGTGCGCTTGTACGACCGCTTATTTACTGAGGCCCGCCCAGATGCTGTGCGCGGCGCAGATGGTGAATACCTTGATTTCCGCCAGTTTATTAATCCGGAATCGCTGGAAGTGGTCACGGCTTATGTTGAAGCCGTAGCAGGTGGTTTAGCACCGGAAACACGTTATCAGTTTGAGCGTTTGGGCTATTTTGTTACCGATCGTAAAGATCATGTCGCAGGCGAAAAGATTGTGTTTAATCGCGCGGTTACATTAAAAGACACTTGGAAAAGCGCATCTTGA
- a CDS encoding amino acid ABC transporter permease, whose translation MDFITFWQQMQTAVPILSNFQLQIVWEYRSLFIDGMKMTIGITLIAVVFGTLIGLFAGMARLADVKHGLWKYPVRFLVRWPSSAYVTFFRGTPLFVQILLTHFAVMPMLVHPTDGLLISGDLASTLRQDYGAFMSGLVALTLNAGAYITEIFRAGIQSIAKGQFEASRSLGMNYWQTMRFVIIPQAFRRMLPPLGNEAIMLLKDSSLVSAIGLAELAYAARTVAGAYSRYWEPYLTISFLYLIVTLLMAAGVNKLEKHFQSSGGIH comes from the coding sequence ATGGATTTCATTACCTTTTGGCAACAGATGCAAACCGCCGTTCCCATTCTTTCTAATTTTCAATTACAGATTGTTTGGGAATATCGCTCACTCTTTATCGATGGCATGAAGATGACCATCGGCATTACCCTGATTGCGGTCGTTTTTGGTACGCTGATCGGCTTGTTTGCAGGGATGGCCCGCCTAGCAGATGTAAAACACGGCTTGTGGAAATACCCAGTTCGTTTTCTGGTTCGCTGGCCTTCTTCGGCCTATGTCACTTTTTTCCGTGGCACGCCTTTATTTGTGCAAATTTTGCTAACCCACTTTGCCGTCATGCCCATGTTGGTTCACCCAACGGATGGTTTACTGATTAGTGGCGATTTAGCCTCTACACTCAGACAAGACTATGGCGCCTTTATGTCGGGTCTTGTGGCGCTCACCCTGAATGCCGGTGCTTATATCACTGAGATTTTCCGTGCGGGGATTCAGTCCATTGCCAAAGGCCAGTTTGAAGCCTCACGCTCCCTGGGGATGAATTACTGGCAAACCATGCGTTTTGTGATTATCCCGCAAGCCTTCCGCCGCATGCTGCCACCCTTGGGTAACGAAGCCATCATGCTGCTTAAAGACAGCTCGCTGGTTTCTGCCATTGGCCTTGCTGAGCTGGCCTATGCGGCCAGAACAGTAGCGGGTGCTTATTCCCGCTACTGGGAGCCCTACCTCACCATCTCCTTCCTCTACCTTATCGTAACCTTGCTGATGGCTGCGGGTGTAAATAAGCTTGAGAAACACTTCCAGTCTAGCGGTGGCATTCACTAA